A genomic stretch from Methanobrevibacter sp. includes:
- the mcrG gene encoding coenzyme-B sulfoethylthiotransferase subunit gamma — translation MVQIYPGTSQVAQNRRNFTNPEHELEKLREISDEDVVKILGHKAPGEEYKSVHPPLDEMDEPDDSVRELVTPIDGAKAGDRIRYIQFVDSMYFAPAQPFLRARSYLSRFRGIDTGTLSGRQVVEARERDLEKLSKTLLETEYFDTARTGIRGAGVHGHSLRLDENGLMFDMLRRQVFNKETGNVEMVKDQVGRELDEPVVLGEPLDEETLRAKTTIYRIDGEAYKDDVEAVKVCQRIHVSRSFGAFNPVTGW, via the coding sequence TGGTACAAATTTATCCAGGTACTTCTCAGGTTGCTCAAAACAGAAGAAACTTCACTAACCCTGAACACGAGTTAGAAAAGTTAAGAGAAATTTCTGATGAAGACGTAGTAAAAATATTAGGTCACAAAGCTCCAGGTGAAGAATACAAATCAGTTCACCCACCATTAGATGAAATGGATGAGCCAGATGACAGTGTAAGAGAATTAGTAACCCCTATTGATGGTGCAAAAGCAGGAGACAGGATTAGATACATCCAATTCGTAGACTCCATGTACTTCGCTCCAGCTCAACCTTTCTTAAGAGCTAGATCTTACTTATCCAGATTCAGAGGAATCGATACCGGTACATTATCCGGAAGACAAGTAGTTGAAGCAAGAGAAAGAGACTTAGAAAAACTCTCAAAAACACTCTTAGAAACCGAATACTTCGATACCGCAAGAACCGGTATTAGAGGTGCAGGTGTACACGGTCACTCCTTAAGATTAGATGAAAACGGTTTAATGTTCGACATGCTCAGAAGACAAGTATTCAACAAAGAAACCGGTAACGTTGAAATGGTTAAAGACCAAGTTGGTAGAGAATTAGACGAACCTGTAGTCTTAGGTGAACCATTAGACGAAGAAACTTTAAGAGCAAAAACCACTATTTACAGAATAGATGGTGAAGCATACAAAGACGACGTAGAAGCTGTAAAAGTATGTCAAAGAATACACGTTTCCAGGTCCTTTGGTGCATTCAATCCAGTAACAGGATGGTAG